Within the Vagococcus carniphilus genome, the region GTCTTTTTCTTACTGCTTCTAGCCCTTCTAATACTTGGATCGAAGTATCATCATATTGTCCTTCAATTTTTTTTGACATGAAAAAACCCCTTTACATCACTTCAATGCATTAATTTGCATCTAATTTCTTTGTTTATAGTACTTCAAAACGAATGGAAATTAAAGCCATTTTTAGAACAAAAAAAAACAACTTGCTGACAAGTTGGCCCCATCTCATTCATTTCTTGCTCACCTCATTCTATAATAAAATAAGAAAACTTGCAAAGTTTATCATAAATTTACTTTAAATTTTAAGGTTTACATAAGGAAAAAACTTCTCAGTTATTCTAATTCAGTGTATATTTAAACAGGTTGGAGTTAAACACTCTCGATTCTAAGAAATAAAAGGAGGAATCATATGAAACAGGAAAATAAAACAATCAACCTAAATGTCCTTTTAGGCTCACTCTTTTTAGGTTATGTCATGGTCTATATTGATAAACTATCTGTTGGAATTTCCATCGTTTCAATCAGTAAAGATTTACCTATGTCGGAAAGTACAAAAGGTCTTATACTAAGTGCTTTCTTTTTAGGATACGCTTTAATGCAAGTCCCTATGAGTTTTGCTATTAACCGTTTCGGCGCTAGAAAAGTTGTAATTGGTTCTGTTCTTTTAATTGGCTTTTTTGATTTTTTGTTCGGGATGAGTCCCAGTGTTCAAATGTTGTTAAGTGTTAGACTTCTAACAGGAATGCTTGCTCATTCAGGATACGCCTCTGCTTCAAGTAAGGAAGTTATTGAGAACTTTCCAATTGAAAGAAGGACTTTTGCTAAAGGAATTTTGATCTCATCGTCTGGAGTTGCTGGAATTATTGGACCAATCCTTTTATCACCTATTATAGAAATTAAAGGTTGGCGCTTTGCATATACACTATTAACTATTTTAGCTATTACTATTGCTATTATTATCTCTTTTGCTATTCCAAAAAGAAAAGAAACTTTCAAAAAAGAAGCAAACAAAGGTATATCTATCTTAACTGTATGGAAAAATTCAACCATTTGGATTTTGTTTGCTGGTGCTTTTTTTATTAACAATCTGCTTTATGGGTTAAATAATTGGTTACCGACTTTCCTGACTTCTTACCGAGGTGTTTCTTTAACTCAGTCAGGTATGATAAGTTCAGCTGTTGGAGCTTTTTCTTTAATTGGTGCAATTGGCGGTAGCTATTTAGTAGGAAGATTCTTTCAGGGAAGGGACAAGCTAGTTATTATTATCACTTCTATTATTGGTTCCTTATTAGTTTTCACTTCTTATTTCGTTCATAAACCATTTATTTTTATTATCGTTTTAGGAAGCTCTACTTTATTTTTGACTTTAGCATTTGTTACTTTAATGGCTATCCCGATGAAATTATTTGATGGTCAATCTTTTGCACCAAGTTACTCAACTATTGCTTCTGGAGGGATTATTGGTGGAGCTGTAGCTCAACTTGTCATTGGTTTTCTAGTAGAACGTAGTGGTACATTTTTGACAGCCTTTATCTATTTTTTTATTTTAGGTTTACTAACTAGTCTAAGTTTAGTTTTCGTCAAGTTAGACTCAACTAAAAAAGCATGAGACAAGAGGAAAAATTTCCTTTATCTCATGTTTTTTTAGAAGTCATACATTGAATCAATTTCTTTTTTTCTTTTTTCCAGAGTTTCTAAGTTTAGAAGTAGTTGATCTCTCAGCCGTTTCAATCTCACAATTGTATCATGATTAACAATTACTTTTTTATCATAATCTTTTTCTTCTATAAATACATAACTTGGAATCACTTCACCTTTCATGTAAGAAAGAATTGGTTTCAAATGATGTTCAACCATTAAAAAGTGTTTTGAAGAACCTGCTGTCGCAATAATTCCAATTTGTTTATCTCTAAAAGCGTAAATTGGAAGTAAATCAAAGACATTTTTTAATGTTCCAGGAATTGAGGATTGAAAAGTCGGTGTTCCGATGATAATTCCGTCAGCTTCCATTAATTGTGTCGCAACATAATTAGTGTCTCCTTCATATTCAAAATATTGACGACCATCACTAAATATCACATCTAATTTGCCTAAATCAAGCACGACAATTTCTGTATCTGAATTATCTTCTTTCATCAAAGCTTCCATCGTTCTCACAGCAATTCTTGTTTTTGTTCCAACTATTGAGCCAACTAATAAAACAATTTTCATTTTAATTTATCCTTTCGCTGTGTATTTTTTTATAACTGGAAGAATATCGTTACCAATGATTTCGATATTTTTCATAATTTTATCAAATGGAACTCCACCAAAATCAATTTGCGCCATAAAGCGGTCCATTCCAAATAATTCATGTTGATATAAAAGTTTTTCAATAATTTGATGTTTGTCTCCTACCATTAAGGCATCTTGAGGATCAACGGCTTCTGCAAATTGTTGTTTAGGATATCCTGCTCCTCTAATTAATTTAAAACCAGTATCAATATGCGGATACATTCCTCCAACAATTTCTGCTCTTCCTCCTGAAATTAAATCAATCGTTGCAAAATCTTCGTAGACACGAACTGGGTCTGACACACTTAATACTGTCGCCGAACTTGTCACTTTTATTTTTTCTGTTGCTTGAGCAATAGCACCTAATACAACTGTATGTGCTTGAGTTGTAAAGTGAGTTTGATGACTCTCTCCAACACCAAATACGTCAATTCCTGCTTGTTCCGCTAGCTTAGCAGCTTCAATAATTTCATCAATTCGTTGTTTTGCAGAAATCCTTTTTCCGTCTACAGGATTCATCACATGATCTCCCAATGAATATAAACCAAATTCCATTCCTTTTGTTGTATCAATATTAAATGTTGTCATTTTATTTCCTCCTCATATCAATTAACTAGTTAAGTGATGTATTAAAATTTTTTATTTTAGTTGTTTATTTGTATGATTTTGCAGTCGAGTCATTAGTTTATACAATTCCTTTTGCTCTTTTTTTGATAAACAATCATCAAAAAGTTGCGTTTGGAAATTTAATTGTTTTTCGTAGACTCCATCTAGTTTCTCTTGCCCTTTTGTAGTGAGAGAAACATGCTTAACTTTCCAGTCAATACTTCGATAAATATATCCCTCTTTTTCAAGCCTATCTAGCATTTTGGACATACCACCTTGAGAGACCGTCACTTTCTTTGCTAGTTCTTGTTGAGGAATAGGTTGAAATTGCTCAATTTGAACCATCGTATCGAATTTAGCAGCTGATAAATCAAATTGTTTCAAATATTGATTACTTAACTGATTACTTTGATTAGCAAATCTAGAGATTCTTAAAAAAGTTAAAGAACCTAATGTATTCTTTTTCATCTCAACCACCCTTTCTTAATATCACTTTACATGTTAAATGATATTTTTTCAAGTGTTTTGATTCGCTTGATTTTATTTTTGATAGTGGTATGCTGAAAAAAAGACCTTTGAAAGGAACACAACTCATGATTAGTTATCAAAATGTGACATTAAAGAATAAATCTTTTAACAACCAAAACCTGTCTTTTTCAGATTTTTCTAATAGTATCTTACATTCCTGCGACTTCTCAAATTGCGACTTAACTCACAGTAATTTTTCAGGTGCAACACTTTCTAATTGCTTCTTTAGCAGAGCAAACGTGGATCAAGCAAATTTTAGACATGCTATTTTA harbors:
- a CDS encoding LLM class flavin-dependent oxidoreductase, with product MTTFNIDTTKGMEFGLYSLGDHVMNPVDGKRISAKQRIDEIIEAAKLAEQAGIDVFGVGESHQTHFTTQAHTVVLGAIAQATEKIKVTSSATVLSVSDPVRVYEDFATIDLISGGRAEIVGGMYPHIDTGFKLIRGAGYPKQQFAEAVDPQDALMVGDKHQIIEKLLYQHELFGMDRFMAQIDFGGVPFDKIMKNIEIIGNDILPVIKKYTAKG
- a CDS encoding MFS transporter; this encodes MKQENKTINLNVLLGSLFLGYVMVYIDKLSVGISIVSISKDLPMSESTKGLILSAFFLGYALMQVPMSFAINRFGARKVVIGSVLLIGFFDFLFGMSPSVQMLLSVRLLTGMLAHSGYASASSKEVIENFPIERRTFAKGILISSSGVAGIIGPILLSPIIEIKGWRFAYTLLTILAITIAIIISFAIPKRKETFKKEANKGISILTVWKNSTIWILFAGAFFINNLLYGLNNWLPTFLTSYRGVSLTQSGMISSAVGAFSLIGAIGGSYLVGRFFQGRDKLVIIITSIIGSLLVFTSYFVHKPFIFIIVLGSSTLFLTLAFVTLMAIPMKLFDGQSFAPSYSTIASGGIIGGAVAQLVIGFLVERSGTFLTAFIYFFILGLLTSLSLVFVKLDSTKKA
- a CDS encoding MarR family winged helix-turn-helix transcriptional regulator; protein product: MKKNTLGSLTFLRISRFANQSNQLSNQYLKQFDLSAAKFDTMVQIEQFQPIPQQELAKKVTVSQGGMSKMLDRLEKEGYIYRSIDWKVKHVSLTTKGQEKLDGVYEKQLNFQTQLFDDCLSKKEQKELYKLMTRLQNHTNKQLK
- a CDS encoding NADPH-dependent FMN reductase, with the translated sequence MKIVLLVGSIVGTKTRIAVRTMEALMKEDNSDTEIVVLDLGKLDVIFSDGRQYFEYEGDTNYVATQLMEADGIIIGTPTFQSSIPGTLKNVFDLLPIYAFRDKQIGIIATAGSSKHFLMVEHHLKPILSYMKGEVIPSYVFIEEKDYDKKVIVNHDTIVRLKRLRDQLLLNLETLEKRKKEIDSMYDF